The sequence ACTTTTCGTCTAGCTTTTCTAAACCACGATCAATCTCTTTCTGTGCTTTCTGTTTCAAAACATCATCAAAGACAAGCGCGAATTTTGGTTCAGCCCACTGACCAGTAACCTTAATTGGGATCGTCACGTCTTTCAGATCATCAATGCTCTTACCGCCCTGTCCTTCTAACGAACCAACGATCGACGTTCTTACTAGGAAGTCTACAGTTTCATTAATGAAGTTCGCTTTACCCTGGCCAGTAACACGCAGTAGTGGTGACTGTGCCGATAAGTCGTTGGTTGAAACCCAACCTTTGTCGACCTTCAGCGTCGCTTTCATTGCACTGAAGTCCGTTTTTTGAGCTTCATTTGTGCTTTCAACTTTCTCGCCTTTGATCTTCGCGTAATTCTCACGAATCAATTGCGCAACGTTGATACCGTTAACCGCACCATCTTCAAAGTTAATCGCGATAGTACCAACTAGGTTCTTCTTAATACCCGTCGGAGTCAGGCTCTTACCTTTCACGTTAACATCGATATTACCGGTACCTTCCAGCATATCGTTATCTGCAACGTCAACCAGTAACGGCTGAACTTTCACGCCTTTGATTTTCTTCTTAGCTGTGTAAGTCGCTGGTGTTTTACGTGCATCTAACTTAGCTGCCGCAGAAATTGAGCCTTGGTAAAGGTTCGATGTGAATGAGGTAAGTTCTGCGATACCGCGGTTAACCGAGAATGCTGTTTTAACATTCTGCATTTTCGCATTGCTCGCCTTGAACTTATCAATCGTGATATCACCTTTCACGTCTAACGTTTTCAGTGCCGACAGATCAGGTTCTACTTCTTTCGCAGGTGCAGAGCTACCTGAGTTTGACGTTGAACCACCAGCAGACTCAGAAGGAGTCGTGCTCGCCGTTTCTGTTGTGTTACCTAAGCCTAAGAACTCATCAAGGTCGATGTTCGGACTATGAAGAGAGAAACGAACCTTGGGAATTTCAGACAGGGTGACGTCAGCTTTACCATCTAGCGCGATAGAGTTTGCTTGTAGCTTCTCTAACACGAAGCTCAAGTGGCTCTTAGTTAGGTCAAAGCTTAAGTCAGACAACATATCGACTTTCATTGGTGATTGTGGAAGCGTGTCACCTTTGAATGTTGAGTCTAGCGTTAGCTTATTCAGTGTCACTTTTGAAATCGCGCTATCGACAGTTAACTCACCACCACCTTTCAGGTCTAGGTCAAGACCCGCGGCTTTACCTACCACAGCGTAAGTCAGTTGGTTTACCTTATCGAACTCAAACGTATCCAAGCCAATCTTCGCAGAGTCAATCGACGTTGCTGGATCATTGAATTTCGCATTGAGGTCAATATTGCGTAGTGCGTAACTTGCGAAACCTTCCGCGAGTTTAAATTCAGCACTGCCGTTTGCAGAGAATTTCTGTTGATTGTTTTCACCAGAAGCGGCGAAGATTGCCGTTGTCCATGTATCTACAGCGAACTCAGATAAGTTCAAAGACACATCGTATAACTTAGTGAATGAACCCGCTTGCTTGTCGTCCATTTCAAACAGTGCGTTTGAGATAGTGACACCCGCAAGGTTAATCGTCCAACCAGATGCTTCCGTTGCGCTTTGTTCTTGAGGTGCAGGAGTTGATTCCGAATTGGTGTCTGCAACAGCACGCTCAGATTCTTGAGGCGCTGACGCTTGTGTTAATGCATCAATGTTCTTGCGACCATCTTTCAGAGTTTCTAAATAGAATTCTGCACCGTCTAGAGTGATGTTGCCGATCTCTAGTTGATTGCTAAATAGCGGAGTAACCGAAACATCAACGCCAACGGTATCAACCTTGAATAGGTTCGGTTGGGTGAACCCTTCTGGGTTACGTAATTCAGTTTGACCAAGTTCAAAGCCAATAGATGGGAAGAATTGCCAGCTGATATCACCCTCGATCACCAGCTCTAGGCCTGTGTGTTTCTGGGCTTGTTCGACAATTAATGGCTTAAATTGGTTGGGATTCACTAACAGCACTAGTGCCAGAATTGCTGCAATAACAACAAACACTGGTACAGCTATGAAAATGAGTAGTTTCTTCATCCGCATATTCCTTGCTTAGATTCCAAAAGAAAGTGGCACTATAAAAGTGCCACTGATTCGGTAAAAAATAAAGCTAAGTGAGTCACTTAGGCAAATTTTTATTCGATTAAGACTTCAACAACTTCGCAATGTGCGCTTTTAGCACATCAATCGCAATACGGTTTTTACCACCACGAGGAACGATGATGTCTGCATGTTGTTTTGAAGGCTCGATAAACTGCATGAACATTGGACGTACAGTTTCTTGGTATTGCTTAAGTACTGTGTCCATTGTACGACCACGCTCTTCCACATCACGCTTAACACGGCGTAGTAGACAGATGTCTAACGGTGTATCCATAAACACGCTTGCGTGCATTAGTTTACGAAGACGCGGGTCTGTAAGAAGCAGAATACCTTCTAAAATGATCACTTTCTTAGGAGTAAGTGTAG is a genomic window of Vibrio sp. ED004 containing:
- a CDS encoding AsmA family protein, which encodes MKKLLIFIAVPVFVVIAAILALVLLVNPNQFKPLIVEQAQKHTGLELVIEGDISWQFFPSIGFELGQTELRNPEGFTQPNLFKVDTVGVDVSVTPLFSNQLEIGNITLDGAEFYLETLKDGRKNIDALTQASAPQESERAVADTNSESTPAPQEQSATEASGWTINLAGVTISNALFEMDDKQAGSFTKLYDVSLNLSEFAVDTWTTAIFAASGENNQQKFSANGSAEFKLAEGFASYALRNIDLNAKFNDPATSIDSAKIGLDTFEFDKVNQLTYAVVGKAAGLDLDLKGGGELTVDSAISKVTLNKLTLDSTFKGDTLPQSPMKVDMLSDLSFDLTKSHLSFVLEKLQANSIALDGKADVTLSEIPKVRFSLHSPNIDLDEFLGLGNTTETASTTPSESAGGSTSNSGSSAPAKEVEPDLSALKTLDVKGDITIDKFKASNAKMQNVKTAFSVNRGIAELTSFTSNLYQGSISAAAKLDARKTPATYTAKKKIKGVKVQPLLVDVADNDMLEGTGNIDVNVKGKSLTPTGIKKNLVGTIAINFEDGAVNGINVAQLIRENYAKIKGEKVESTNEAQKTDFSAMKATLKVDKGWVSTNDLSAQSPLLRVTGQGKANFINETVDFLVRTSIVGSLEGQGGKSIDDLKDVTIPIKVTGQWAEPKFALVFDDVLKQKAQKEIDRGLEKLDEKYGDKIKDEKTRDAVNGLLKGLFN
- the udk gene encoding uridine kinase, whose translation is MSDNNQCVIVGIAGASASGKSLIASTIYNELREKVGDHQIGVITEDCYYSDQSHLSMEERVKTNYDHPNALDHDLLCEHLQQLMSGNAVEVPEYSYTEHTRTSETTTLTPKKVIILEGILLLTDPRLRKLMHASVFMDTPLDICLLRRVKRDVEERGRTMDTVLKQYQETVRPMFMQFIEPSKQHADIIVPRGGKNRIAIDVLKAHIAKLLKS